One Paucidesulfovibrio longus DSM 6739 DNA segment encodes these proteins:
- the proB gene encoding glutamate 5-kinase: MNASDRRSLLASARRVVVKVGSAVLTMEDGLDLNMIRHLVREISALRQRDMQVLLVTSGAVAAGRRRIQFMQPDAAHLSDLPGRQAASAIGQGTLMHEYDRALSELGIVAAQVLLTREGLRQRERFLNARNTLERLLDWGAVPIINENDTVSVKELQFGDNDTLASLTVGLVGADLFINLTSADGVFDKNPDQNPDARHLDVIEDISALDIPAMCDGKTAVGSGGMYSKLLAARRAAQLGAPTLILSGRKGFSLCAALDGAPGGTLVLPCDRCVSSKKFWLAYHDKPAGTIVVDDGAARALCELGRSLLPAGIVAVEGEFPQGALAGIRTQAGRVLGVGLCNYASDELRRIMGRKSTEIQAELGACPYEEAVHRDNMLLDPAI, encoded by the coding sequence ATGAACGCATCCGATCGCCGCAGCCTGCTTGCATCCGCCCGCCGGGTGGTCGTCAAGGTCGGGTCCGCCGTCCTGACCATGGAAGACGGCCTCGACCTGAACATGATCCGTCATCTCGTGCGCGAGATTTCGGCCCTGCGCCAGCGGGACATGCAGGTCCTGCTGGTCACTTCCGGAGCCGTTGCCGCCGGACGCCGCCGCATCCAGTTTATGCAGCCCGACGCGGCCCATCTTTCGGATCTGCCCGGCCGCCAGGCCGCCTCGGCCATCGGCCAGGGCACGCTGATGCACGAATACGACCGCGCCCTTTCCGAGCTGGGCATCGTGGCCGCGCAGGTGCTCCTGACCCGCGAGGGGCTGCGCCAGCGCGAACGCTTCCTGAACGCGCGCAACACCCTGGAACGCCTGCTCGACTGGGGCGCCGTGCCGATCATCAACGAGAACGACACGGTCTCGGTCAAGGAATTGCAATTCGGCGACAACGACACCCTGGCCAGCCTGACCGTGGGGCTCGTGGGCGCGGACCTGTTCATCAACCTGACCTCGGCGGACGGCGTCTTCGACAAGAATCCGGACCAGAATCCGGACGCCCGGCATCTCGACGTCATCGAAGACATTTCGGCCCTGGACATCCCGGCCATGTGCGACGGCAAGACCGCCGTGGGTTCCGGCGGCATGTATTCCAAGCTGCTCGCGGCCCGGCGCGCGGCCCAGCTCGGCGCGCCCACCCTGATCCTTTCGGGGCGCAAGGGGTTCTCGCTCTGCGCGGCCTTGGACGGCGCGCCCGGCGGCACGCTGGTCCTGCCCTGCGACCGCTGCGTTTCCAGCAAGAAATTCTGGCTGGCCTACCACGACAAGCCCGCCGGAACCATCGTCGTGGACGACGGCGCGGCCCGCGCGCTCTGCGAGCTGGGCCGGAGCCTTTTGCCCGCGGGCATCGTGGCCGTCGAAGGCGAGTTTCCCCAGGGCGCCCTGGCCGGCATCCGCACCCAGGCCGGCCGCGTGCTCGGCGTGGGCCTCTGCAACTACGCCTCGGACGAATTGCGGCGCATCATGGGCCGCAAGAGCACCGAAATCCAGGCGGAACTGGGAGCCTGCCCCTACGAGGAAGCCGTCCACCGCGACAACATGCTCCTCGATCCCGCCATCTGA
- a CDS encoding cation diffusion facilitator family transporter: MASGSKKVIIAAMLGNLAIAATKFVAAAFTGSSAMLSEGVHSTVDTGNQILLLHGMRRAALPADERFPFGRGKEIYFYSFVVAILIFGLGAGVSIYEGIVHLRRPELPENPLLNYAVLAISMLFEGAALTLALREFRRTKGKRGWLRAVARSKNPSLFVVLFEDSAAMLGLVAAFAGVLLTQITGDPRFDGAASIVIGCILAGTASWLAYETHGLLLGEGAHPEVVAAIRKMVLERPEIDVINELATLHMGPEYVVVTLSVDFADRESSCDVESVVAQLDRQIKAAFPNVKRVFVEAEAKNPLGPVSGENR, encoded by the coding sequence TTGGCTTCCGGTTCCAAGAAAGTCATCATCGCGGCCATGCTCGGCAATCTGGCCATCGCGGCCACCAAATTCGTTGCCGCCGCCTTCACGGGCAGCTCGGCCATGCTGTCCGAGGGCGTGCACTCCACCGTGGACACGGGCAACCAGATCCTGCTGCTCCACGGCATGCGCCGGGCCGCCCTGCCCGCGGACGAGCGTTTCCCGTTCGGCCGAGGCAAGGAAATCTACTTCTACAGCTTCGTGGTCGCCATCCTCATCTTCGGCCTGGGCGCGGGCGTGTCCATCTACGAAGGCATCGTGCACCTGCGCCGCCCGGAGCTGCCGGAAAACCCGCTTCTGAACTACGCGGTTCTCGCCATTTCCATGCTCTTCGAAGGCGCGGCCTTGACCCTGGCCCTGCGCGAGTTCCGGCGCACCAAGGGCAAGCGGGGCTGGCTGCGGGCCGTGGCGCGCAGCAAGAACCCCTCCCTGTTCGTGGTGCTCTTCGAGGACAGCGCCGCCATGCTCGGCCTGGTCGCGGCCTTTGCGGGCGTGCTCCTGACGCAGATCACGGGCGATCCCCGGTTCGACGGCGCGGCCTCCATCGTCATCGGCTGCATTCTCGCGGGCACGGCCTCCTGGCTGGCCTACGAGACGCACGGCCTGCTCCTGGGCGAGGGCGCCCACCCCGAAGTCGTCGCGGCCATCCGCAAGATGGTCCTGGAACGCCCGGAAATCGACGTAATAAACGAACTCGCCACCCTGCACATGGGACCGGAATATGTGGTCGTCACGCTTTCCGTGGATTTCGCGGACAGGGAGAGTTCCTGCGACGTGGAGAGCGTGGTCGCGCAGCTCGACCGCCAGATCAAGGCGGCCTTTCCCAACGTCAAACGCGTTTTCGTCGAGGCGGAGGCCAAAAACCCGCTGGGCCCTGTTTCCGGCGAGAACCGTTAG
- the ercA gene encoding alcohol dehydrogenase-like regulatory protein ErcA yields MAIKSLLELRKFVAPEFVFGEGAAALVGRYARNLGAERVLLVTDPGVIEAGWADAAAASLREHGHKVTMFSDVSPNPRDSESMAGAEIYRRNDCNAIVAVGGGSPMDCAKGIGIVVTNDRHVLEFEGVDNVGRPGPPLICLPTTSGSSADVSQFAIILDSARKVKIAIVSKAVVPDASLLDPELTSTMSKELTANTGLDALTHAIEAYVSNASSPVTDLFALEAVRFVKTHLARAIDDPLNMEARGGMLLGSLYAGLAFSNAILGAVHALSHSLGGLLDLPHGKCNAILLDHVIAHNFEAEPERYSAVGAALGADIMPGMNMAEQRDAVIDAVRSFKTDVGVTETLSSLGVTREDLRGLAEFALADPCMATNPSALTTEEIMEIYAQAL; encoded by the coding sequence ATGGCAATCAAGAGTCTTCTTGAACTCCGCAAGTTCGTGGCTCCGGAATTCGTCTTCGGCGAAGGGGCCGCCGCCCTGGTGGGCAGATACGCGCGCAACCTCGGCGCGGAGCGGGTTTTGCTGGTCACGGACCCGGGGGTCATCGAAGCCGGCTGGGCGGACGCGGCAGCGGCCTCCCTGCGCGAGCACGGCCACAAGGTGACCATGTTCTCCGACGTCTCCCCCAATCCCCGCGACAGCGAATCCATGGCCGGAGCAGAGATCTACAGGCGCAACGACTGCAACGCCATCGTCGCCGTGGGCGGAGGCAGCCCCATGGACTGCGCCAAGGGCATCGGCATCGTCGTGACCAACGACCGCCACGTGCTGGAATTCGAGGGCGTGGACAACGTGGGCCGTCCCGGCCCGCCCCTGATCTGCCTGCCGACCACTTCGGGCAGCTCCGCGGACGTTTCCCAGTTCGCCATCATTCTTGACTCCGCGCGCAAGGTGAAGATCGCCATCGTCAGCAAGGCCGTGGTCCCGGACGCGTCCCTGCTCGATCCGGAACTGACCTCGACCATGAGCAAGGAGCTGACCGCGAACACGGGGCTGGACGCGCTCACCCACGCCATCGAGGCGTACGTGTCCAACGCCTCCTCCCCGGTGACGGACCTCTTCGCGCTGGAGGCGGTCCGCTTCGTCAAAACCCATCTGGCACGGGCCATCGACGATCCTCTGAACATGGAAGCCCGAGGCGGAATGCTGCTCGGCAGCCTGTATGCGGGGCTGGCCTTCTCCAACGCCATTCTCGGCGCGGTGCACGCCCTTTCCCACAGCCTGGGCGGCCTGCTCGACCTGCCGCACGGCAAGTGCAACGCCATCCTGCTGGACCACGTCATCGCGCACAACTTCGAGGCCGAGCCGGAGCGGTATTCCGCCGTGGGCGCGGCCCTGGGCGCGGACATCATGCCCGGCATGAACATGGCCGAACAACGCGACGCGGTCATCGACGCGGTGCGCTCCTTCAAGACCGACGTCGGCGTGACGGAAACCCTCTCCTCCCTGGGCGTGACCCGCGAAGACCTGCGGGGCCTGGCGGAATTCGCCCTGGCCGATCCCTGCATGGCCACGAACCCGTCCGCCCTGACCACGGAAGAAATCATGGAGATCTATGCGCAGGCGCTCTGA
- a CDS encoding ATP-binding protein yields MRRRSDTPENGEEANQRSSTSLREKLIGLGESSVRKSYYPELQARLQQLQRFRAILDQSNDAIFLLDLREGFIVDFNRMVCDMAGCDEDHIPTKPFFEIFPDPKIKELIHNLAAEKGDRARVTETEVHSTRGDITPVEISARNVAFGGVQYAVVVARDITERRRAEASLRRQRELDSTLAELSGRLLRPISLDEISGHVLDAASRITDSPLGFAAILEQGGARMSIKALSGTQEMWPDPARPLLFDDFGGLWGWVIKHGQPLMSNNISLDSRRSGIPDWHQPVRRFLCVPALSGTRVTGIIALANAEREYSQEDLDAVERLATFFALAMQRKQFERDVLAAKEAAEAANQAKSEFLANMSHEIRTPLNGVLGMLQILRDNGLSEENMSYVDVALRSGTGLLALLEDLLSLSAIEAGQITVREKAFCMTDLLQTMIQVFRPQAEAKGIALRATLSPDLPPALMGDPGRLRQILFNLLGNAVKFTSEGEVRLDVQVVAATETDSLRVLFIVEDTGIGIPASHLGKVWEIFTQVDGSSTRRHEGTGLGLHLVQRLVKAMRGQACIESEPGEGTTVHVSLSFAPAREHPGDILTRPSLDEETPMHVLLAEDEQVNRLTVLRFLERLGHTADAVENGKQVLEALRSRIYDVVLMDIQMPEMDGVTAARAIRSSSEVLDPDVPIVALTAHALEGDRKRFLEAGMNEHIAKPLDMSALQSILRRVRRK; encoded by the coding sequence ATGCGCAGGCGCTCTGACACACCGGAAAACGGCGAAGAGGCGAACCAGCGGTCCTCGACCTCGTTGCGCGAGAAGCTCATCGGACTGGGCGAAAGCTCCGTGCGCAAGAGCTACTACCCGGAACTCCAGGCGCGCCTGCAACAATTGCAGCGCTTCCGCGCCATCCTGGATCAGAGCAACGACGCCATCTTCCTGCTCGACCTGCGCGAAGGCTTCATCGTGGACTTCAACCGCATGGTCTGCGACATGGCCGGATGCGACGAAGACCACATCCCGACCAAGCCCTTTTTCGAAATCTTCCCGGACCCGAAGATCAAGGAACTGATCCACAACCTGGCCGCGGAAAAGGGCGACCGCGCCCGCGTCACCGAAACCGAGGTCCATTCCACGCGGGGAGACATCACCCCTGTGGAAATCTCCGCGCGCAACGTCGCCTTCGGAGGCGTGCAATACGCCGTGGTCGTGGCCCGCGACATCACCGAACGCCGCCGGGCCGAGGCGTCCCTTCGCCGCCAGCGGGAGCTGGACTCCACCCTGGCCGAACTGTCCGGCAGGCTGCTCCGGCCCATCAGCCTGGACGAAATTTCCGGGCACGTCCTGGATGCGGCCAGCCGCATCACCGACAGCCCGCTCGGCTTCGCCGCCATCCTGGAACAGGGCGGAGCGCGCATGTCCATCAAGGCCCTTTCCGGCACGCAGGAAATGTGGCCCGACCCCGCAAGGCCCCTGCTCTTCGATGACTTCGGCGGTCTCTGGGGCTGGGTCATCAAGCACGGCCAGCCCTTGATGAGCAACAACATTTCCCTGGACTCCCGCCGCAGCGGAATTCCCGACTGGCACCAGCCCGTGCGGCGCTTTCTCTGCGTTCCGGCCCTTTCCGGCACCCGCGTCACAGGCATCATCGCCCTGGCGAACGCCGAGAGGGAATACTCCCAGGAAGACCTGGACGCGGTGGAACGCCTGGCCACGTTCTTCGCCCTGGCCATGCAGCGCAAGCAGTTCGAACGCGACGTGCTCGCGGCCAAGGAGGCGGCCGAGGCTGCCAACCAGGCCAAGTCGGAATTTCTCGCCAACATGAGCCACGAGATCCGCACGCCGCTGAACGGGGTGCTGGGCATGCTCCAGATTCTCCGGGACAACGGGCTCTCGGAAGAAAACATGAGCTACGTGGACGTGGCGCTGCGCTCCGGCACCGGCCTGCTGGCCCTCCTGGAAGACCTGCTCAGCCTCTCGGCCATCGAGGCGGGACAAATCACGGTGCGGGAAAAGGCCTTCTGCATGACGGACCTGCTCCAGACCATGATCCAGGTCTTTCGGCCCCAGGCCGAGGCCAAGGGCATCGCCCTGCGCGCGACCCTCTCCCCGGACCTTCCTCCCGCGCTCATGGGCGACCCCGGACGGCTGCGCCAGATCCTCTTCAACCTCCTCGGCAACGCCGTGAAGTTCACCAGCGAAGGCGAGGTGCGCCTGGACGTGCAGGTCGTTGCTGCGACCGAAACCGACAGCCTGCGAGTGCTCTTCATCGTCGAGGACACCGGAATCGGCATTCCTGCGAGCCACCTGGGCAAGGTCTGGGAGATCTTCACCCAGGTGGACGGCTCCTCCACCCGCAGGCACGAGGGAACGGGCCTTGGCCTGCATCTCGTGCAGCGCCTCGTCAAGGCCATGCGCGGGCAGGCCTGCATCGAGAGCGAACCGGGCGAAGGAACCACGGTGCACGTCAGCCTGAGCTTCGCCCCCGCACGGGAACATCCCGGCGACATCCTGACCCGCCCCTCCCTCGACGAAGAAACGCCCATGCACGTGCTTCTCGCCGAGGACGAGCAGGTCAACCGCCTCACGGTCCTGCGCTTCCTGGAGCGGCTCGGCCACACGGCGGACGCGGTGGAAAACGGCAAGCAGGTTCTGGAAGCCTTGCGCAGCAGAATCTACGACGTGGTGCTCATGGACATCCAGATGCCCGAAATGGACGGAGTGACCGCCGCAAGGGCCATCCGCAGCTCCTCCGAGGTGCTCGACCCGGACGTGCCCATCGTGGCCCTCACCGCACACGCCCTTGAGGGAGACCGCAAGCGATTCCTGGAAGCGGGCATGAACGAGCACATCGCCAAGCCCCTGGACATGAGCGCGCTCCAGAGCATCTTGCGCCGCGTCCGCAGGAAGTAA
- a CDS encoding MFS transporter, with the protein MRKLYLDTNLQIVFCVTLMAIVSVSSVVPVLPDMIRNIQGLTRANVGLVITAFTLPGVLMAPVTGILGDRLGRKKVLVPSLFVFGFFGAACFFARDLHTLLVLRFLQGMGAGPLGMINLTIIGDLYEDRERLTAMGYNGSVLAAGTAAFPAIGGLLALLGWNWPFILPVLALPLGALVILKLHAPEPKDEAGLGAYLRDAARGLRRPEALALFCITLLTFIVLYGPIITYLPLLLDHRFGTSAPRIGLIISMASLVTALASWRLGHLASRFRPRTLLGSAFFFYAASMLTIPMMPGEWWVILPVLSFGLGQGLNVPTLMATISGLAPGGQRAVFMAANGMILRLSQTIAPLLMGGLYAAFGLHAVYWAGTVCALCMFLLLPLVGKAGERAEGYGGSA; encoded by the coding sequence TTGCGCAAGCTCTACCTCGACACGAATCTCCAGATCGTCTTCTGCGTCACGCTCATGGCCATCGTCAGCGTCTCCAGCGTGGTGCCGGTCCTGCCGGACATGATCCGCAACATTCAGGGACTGACCCGCGCCAACGTCGGCCTCGTGATCACCGCCTTCACCCTGCCCGGAGTGCTCATGGCCCCGGTCACGGGCATTCTCGGCGACCGCCTGGGGCGGAAAAAAGTGCTCGTGCCGTCGCTCTTCGTCTTCGGCTTTTTCGGCGCGGCCTGCTTCTTCGCCCGCGACCTGCACACCCTGCTGGTTCTCCGCTTCCTTCAGGGCATGGGCGCCGGCCCGCTGGGCATGATCAACCTGACCATCATCGGGGATCTCTACGAGGACCGCGAGCGGCTCACGGCCATGGGCTACAACGGCAGCGTGCTCGCCGCGGGCACGGCGGCCTTCCCGGCCATCGGCGGCCTGCTGGCCCTGCTCGGCTGGAACTGGCCCTTCATCCTGCCCGTGCTGGCCCTGCCCCTGGGCGCGCTGGTGATCCTGAAGCTGCACGCTCCCGAACCGAAGGACGAGGCCGGGCTCGGCGCCTACCTGCGCGACGCGGCCAGGGGACTGCGCCGCCCCGAGGCCCTGGCGCTCTTCTGCATCACCCTGCTGACCTTCATCGTGCTCTACGGCCCGATCATCACCTATCTGCCGCTGCTCCTGGACCACCGCTTCGGCACGTCCGCGCCGCGCATCGGGCTGATCATCTCCATGGCCTCGCTGGTCACGGCCCTGGCCTCGTGGCGGCTCGGCCACCTGGCCAGCCGCTTCCGGCCCCGCACCCTGCTCGGCTCGGCCTTTTTCTTCTACGCCGCGTCCATGCTGACCATCCCCATGATGCCGGGCGAATGGTGGGTCATCCTGCCCGTGCTCAGCTTCGGCCTGGGCCAGGGGCTGAACGTGCCCACGCTCATGGCCACCATCAGCGGGCTTGCCCCGGGCGGCCAGCGCGCGGTGTTCATGGCCGCCAACGGCATGATCCTGCGTCTCAGCCAGACCATCGCCCCGCTGCTCATGGGCGGGCTGTACGCCGCCTTCGGGCTGCACGCGGTCTACTGGGCAGGGACGGTCTGCGCCCTTTGCATGTTCCTGCTGCTGCCCCTGGTCGGCAAGGCCGGGGAACGCGCGGAGGGCTACGGAGGATCGGCATGA
- a CDS encoding Lcl C-terminal domain-containing protein, whose product MIRPLGTGQMRCFGADGAEVPCSGSGQDAEQRSGAPWPKPRFEPLSQETDGPGAVLDRLTGLEWSRNAAPFEFPLTWEEARQACEGMNAADADTSAPPERRWRLPNRRELFSLLDFDRANPALPEGHPFENVPSLACWTSTRSARNTEYFWYVQLSGGRMFYHRADSYAMVWPVRGESAALPATGRDDEPATGAPWPEPRFVMLENGAVRDRLSGLAWTPAANLDGPCLWTEALARVAGLNREGHLGLDSWRLPTIRELESLVDASRHDPALPEAHPFADWQEAYWSSTTSSYETDWAMCLYLHKGAVGVGYKPGPEPFSVWACADLSE is encoded by the coding sequence ATGATCCGGCCTCTCGGCACCGGACAGATGCGCTGTTTCGGCGCGGACGGAGCGGAGGTTCCCTGCTCCGGCAGCGGGCAGGACGCCGAACAACGCTCCGGCGCGCCCTGGCCAAAGCCGCGCTTCGAGCCGCTTTCGCAGGAGACGGACGGCCCCGGAGCGGTTCTGGACCGCCTCACCGGACTGGAATGGAGCCGCAACGCCGCGCCCTTCGAGTTTCCCCTGACCTGGGAAGAGGCCCGGCAGGCCTGCGAGGGGATGAACGCCGCCGATGCGGACACGAGTGCGCCCCCGGAACGCCGCTGGCGTCTGCCCAACCGCCGCGAACTCTTCAGCCTGCTCGACTTCGACCGGGCCAATCCCGCCCTGCCCGAAGGGCACCCCTTTGAAAACGTGCCTTCCCTGGCCTGCTGGACCAGCACCCGATCCGCGCGGAACACGGAATATTTCTGGTACGTGCAGCTCTCCGGGGGGAGGATGTTCTACCATCGCGCGGACAGCTACGCCATGGTCTGGCCGGTGCGCGGCGAAAGCGCGGCGCTGCCGGCCACGGGCCGCGACGACGAGCCCGCCACGGGCGCGCCCTGGCCCGAACCGCGTTTCGTGATGCTGGAAAACGGCGCCGTGCGGGACCGGCTCAGCGGGCTTGCCTGGACCCCGGCCGCGAACCTGGACGGCCCCTGCCTCTGGACCGAGGCCCTGGCAAGGGTGGCCGGGCTGAACCGCGAGGGGCACCTCGGCCTGGACTCCTGGCGGCTGCCCACCATCCGCGAGCTGGAATCCCTGGTGGATGCCTCCCGCCACGACCCCGCCCTGCCCGAAGCGCATCCCTTCGCGGACTGGCAGGAAGCCTACTGGTCTTCGACGACCTCCTCCTACGAGACGGACTGGGCCATGTGCCTCTACCTGCACAAGGGGGCTGTGGGCGTCGGCTACAAGCCCGGCCCGGAGCCCTTCTCGGTCTGGGCCTGCGCGGACCTTTCCGAATAG
- a CDS encoding putative sulfate/molybdate transporter, with product MKMQKWSFGRQELAGSLGDLGTLLPLAVAMVMVNGLDPVGLFVSAGLLYVLGGLYYGAPIAVQPMKVIGAYAVATAATAGQVTAAGWIMSGLLLLLGLTRLVDVVARVVPRSVVRGVQLSTGLLLMSKGVAFMAGTSSFQAARGLGEPWLAVQGLPLPGLGEIPIGLVIGPALLALTLVFLDSRRFPAGMLVVVAGFGLGLALGGWRGLSGVAPGLHLPALLPFGPPTWADLLWALPVLALPQLPMTLGNAVIANRDLSHELYPESRTRVTDRALCVSMGLANAVSACLGGMPLCHGAGGLAAHYRFGARTNGSNLFIGGVLMLLALLFGTGVLPLVRLLPLCALGVLLFFAGGQLALTVMDLKERDGLFVALAVAAVALGSNLAWGFGAGICLGWVVRRSGARL from the coding sequence ATGAAGATGCAAAAATGGAGCTTCGGGCGGCAGGAGTTGGCAGGAAGTCTGGGCGACCTGGGCACGCTGCTGCCCCTGGCCGTGGCCATGGTCATGGTCAACGGACTCGATCCCGTGGGGCTGTTCGTTTCCGCCGGGCTGCTCTACGTGCTCGGCGGCCTGTATTACGGCGCGCCCATCGCGGTGCAGCCCATGAAGGTCATCGGCGCGTACGCCGTGGCCACGGCGGCCACAGCCGGGCAGGTCACGGCGGCGGGGTGGATCATGTCCGGGCTATTGCTGCTGCTCGGCCTGACAAGGCTCGTGGATGTGGTGGCGCGGGTCGTGCCCCGTTCCGTGGTGCGCGGGGTGCAGCTTTCCACGGGCCTGCTGCTGATGTCCAAGGGCGTGGCCTTCATGGCCGGGACGTCTTCGTTTCAGGCTGCGCGCGGCCTGGGGGAACCCTGGCTGGCGGTCCAGGGCCTGCCGCTGCCCGGCCTGGGAGAGATTCCCATCGGCCTCGTCATCGGTCCGGCCCTGCTGGCGCTGACCTTGGTTTTCCTGGACAGCCGGCGCTTTCCCGCCGGGATGCTGGTGGTCGTGGCCGGATTCGGACTGGGGCTGGCCCTGGGCGGCTGGCGCGGCCTTTCCGGCGTCGCGCCCGGACTGCACCTGCCCGCGCTGCTGCCCTTCGGCCCGCCCACCTGGGCGGACCTGCTCTGGGCGCTGCCCGTCCTGGCGCTGCCGCAACTGCCCATGACCCTGGGCAACGCGGTCATCGCCAACCGCGACCTCTCCCACGAGCTGTATCCCGAAAGCCGCACGAGGGTCACGGACCGCGCCTTGTGCGTGAGCATGGGGCTGGCCAACGCGGTTTCGGCCTGTCTCGGCGGAATGCCGCTCTGCCACGGCGCGGGCGGGCTGGCCGCGCACTATCGTTTCGGCGCGCGCACCAACGGTTCGAATCTCTTCATCGGCGGCGTGCTCATGCTCCTGGCGCTGCTCTTCGGCACGGGCGTGCTGCCCCTGGTGCGCCTGCTGCCGCTGTGCGCGCTGGGCGTGCTGCTGTTTTTCGCCGGAGGGCAGTTGGCCTTGACGGTCATGGACCTGAAGGAGCGCGACGGGTTGTTCGTGGCCCTGGCCGTGGCGGCGGTGGCCCTGGGGTCCAACCTGGCCTGGGGCTTCGGCGCGGGCATCTGCCTCGGCTGGGTGGTGCGGCGTTCCGGGGCGCGGCTCTGA
- the argB gene encoding acetylglutamate kinase, which yields MKKRIPRDKKRDSVQARLIMEALPYIRKFFKKTIVIKYGGHAMVDEQLKKSFALNVILLKYIGINPVIVHGGGPQIGQMLKALNIPTTFREGHRVTDEATMDVVEMVLVGKVNKQIVNLINLNGGKALGLSGKDGWLIRAEKKELAVAKEHATPELIDLGKVGQVTAVNVDLLNSLLEQDIIPVIAPVGVDGQGETYNINADSVASAVASAVGAKRLHLLTDVEGLLDKDGELIQSLTVPEAFEAIESGVATGGMIPKLHACLEAVTAGVEKAHIIDGRLENAVLLELFTDEGIGTAILREGGGESPCEGPTCTGVSPLPGGYVA from the coding sequence ATGAAGAAACGCATTCCCAGGGACAAGAAGCGCGACTCCGTGCAGGCCCGCCTGATCATGGAGGCCCTGCCCTACATTCGGAAATTCTTCAAGAAAACCATCGTGATCAAGTACGGCGGGCACGCCATGGTGGACGAGCAGCTCAAAAAGAGCTTCGCCCTGAACGTGATCCTGCTCAAGTACATCGGCATCAACCCCGTGATCGTGCACGGCGGCGGGCCGCAGATCGGCCAGATGCTCAAGGCCCTGAACATCCCCACCACCTTCCGGGAAGGACACCGCGTCACGGACGAGGCCACCATGGACGTGGTCGAGATGGTTCTCGTGGGCAAGGTCAACAAGCAGATCGTCAACCTGATCAACCTCAACGGCGGCAAGGCCCTGGGCCTCTCCGGCAAGGACGGCTGGCTGATCCGCGCGGAGAAGAAGGAGCTGGCCGTGGCCAAGGAGCACGCCACTCCGGAGCTGATCGACCTGGGCAAGGTCGGACAGGTCACCGCCGTGAACGTGGACCTGCTCAATTCCCTGCTCGAGCAGGACATCATCCCGGTCATCGCGCCCGTGGGCGTGGACGGCCAGGGCGAAACATACAACATCAACGCCGACTCCGTGGCCTCGGCCGTCGCGTCCGCGGTGGGGGCCAAGCGCCTGCACCTGCTCACGGACGTGGAGGGCCTGCTGGACAAGGACGGCGAACTGATCCAGTCCCTGACCGTGCCCGAAGCCTTCGAGGCCATCGAATCGGGCGTGGCCACGGGCGGCATGATTCCCAAACTGCACGCCTGCCTGGAGGCCGTTACGGCCGGAGTGGAAAAGGCGCACATCATCGACGGCAGACTGGAAAACGCGGTGCTTCTGGAGCTGTTCACGGACGAAGGCATCGGCACGGCCATCCTGCGGGAAGGCGGCGGCGAGTCCCCGTGCGAAGGACCGACCTGCACCGGAGTTTCCCCGCTGCCGGGAGGGTACGTGGCATGA
- a CDS encoding molybdopterin-guanine dinucleotide biosynthesis protein MobB codes for MKAISLVGYKNSGKTTVGVALVATLKARGLNVAAAKFSSCGFDEPEHADTRQYKAVADTVLGLSEKESFVSWPGERGLLRMLPLLEADVLVVEGGKSLGYMPRIIVGREDAVLDDFEGEALDPALALGTFGGATIADKPLIKDINALADLVMEKGFLLPGLSCGGCGRKGCRALARDIVAGTATVHECVTTGDSGISVSVNGAELALNHFVARILASGLKGMLGELKGYVPGKVKIEFEG; via the coding sequence ATGAAGGCGATTTCTCTCGTAGGCTACAAGAATTCCGGCAAGACCACCGTGGGCGTGGCCCTGGTCGCCACGCTCAAGGCGCGCGGGCTGAACGTGGCCGCCGCGAAGTTTTCCAGCTGCGGCTTCGACGAGCCGGAGCACGCGGACACGCGCCAGTACAAGGCCGTTGCCGACACCGTGCTGGGGCTTTCCGAAAAGGAAAGCTTCGTGTCCTGGCCGGGCGAGCGCGGGCTGCTGCGCATGCTGCCCCTGCTGGAGGCGGACGTGCTCGTGGTCGAGGGCGGCAAGAGCCTGGGCTACATGCCCCGGATCATCGTGGGCCGCGAGGACGCGGTGCTCGACGATTTCGAGGGCGAGGCCCTGGACCCGGCCCTGGCCCTGGGCACCTTCGGCGGGGCGACCATCGCGGACAAGCCGCTGATCAAGGACATCAACGCCCTGGCCGATCTGGTCATGGAAAAGGGCTTCCTGCTGCCCGGCCTGAGCTGCGGCGGTTGCGGCCGCAAGGGCTGCCGCGCCCTGGCCCGCGACATCGTGGCCGGCACCGCCACGGTGCACGAATGCGTGACCACCGGGGATTCCGGGATCAGCGTGAGCGTCAACGGCGCGGAACTGGCCCTGAACCATTTCGTGGCCCGCATTCTCGCCTCCGGTCTCAAGGGCATGCTCGGCGAGCTCAAGGGCTATGTGCCCGGCAAGGTCAAGATCGAATTCGAAGGCTAG